In Cicer arietinum cultivar CDC Frontier isolate Library 1 chromosome 7, Cicar.CDCFrontier_v2.0, whole genome shotgun sequence, a single window of DNA contains:
- the LOC101514122 gene encoding ras-related protein RABD2a-like, with protein MNPEYDYLFKLLLIGDSGVGKSCLLLRFADDSYIDSYISTIGVDFKIRTVEQDGKTIKLQIWDTAGQERFRTITSSYYRGAHGIIIVYDVTDEESFNNVKQWLSEIDRYASDNVNKLLVGNKSDLTANRAVSYDTAKEFADQIGIPFMETSAKDATNVEGAFMAMAAAIKDRMASQPSANNARPPTVQIRGQPVGQKGGCCSS; from the exons ATGAATCCCGAGTA TGATTATCTGTTCAAGCTCCTTCTTATTGGAGACTCTGGTGTTGGTAAATCATGCCTTCTTCTAAGATTTGCT GATGATTCATACATTGATAGCTACATAAGCACCATCGGAGTTGATTTT AAAATACGAACTGTTGAGCAGGATGGGAAGACAATTAAACTACAGATT TGGGATACTGCCGGGCAAGAACGATTTAGGACAATAACCAGTAGCTACTATCGTGGGGCACATGGAATCATT ATTGTTTATGACGTGACAGATGAAGAGAGCTTCAATAATGTGAAGCAGTGGCTCAGTGAAATCGACCGCTATGCCAGTGATAATGTTAACAAGCTTTTGGTTGGAAACAAGAGTGATCTGACAGCAAATAGAGCTGTCTCATATGATACAGCTAAA GAATTTGCAGATCAAATCGGCATACCTTTTATGGAAACAAGTGCAAAAGATGCTACAAATGTGGAAGGGGCATTCATGGCCATGGCTGCTGCCATCAAGGATAG AATGGCAAGCCAACCGTCCGCAAACAATGCAAGGCCTCCGACGGTGCAGATTAGAGGACAACCAGTTGGGCAAAAAGGTGGTTGCTGCTCTTCTTAG